The Nicotiana tabacum cultivar K326 chromosome 5, ASM71507v2, whole genome shotgun sequence sequence AAGTACTACTTGAAAATAAAAACAACTTCAGACGAGACAAAAACAccgaaaataaaaataacaacataattgCATTTCCCAATAAAATGATCAAACATTAGTTTTGATCTCCAAAgaagtcttcaacttccaaacgAGTAATATCATCGAGACCTTGaaaatcatcatcattcaaagcAAGATTTGCCTCGGTATTGTCATCATTTTTGTTTGAAAGCCTGcctcaaaattatttttaaaggtCAAATGTGACTCCACTGGAGCATTAACAGAAGATGCTCCAACATTATTTGCATTTCTTTTAAAGGAGTTTTGATAAAGCCTGACAAATTGCTCAGGTGCACGACATTCAATTTTCCAATGACCTTTCATGCCACATCGGTGGCAGTTACCGCTTTTGCCTCGTGAAGGATTGTTTTGAGAACTCATATTATTTTCTCGTTTGCCATGACCATCACGATGACGACTATTATATCGTCTCTTACCATTGCCATGCCCACGTACATTCATATGGCCATGATTATTATTCTGTCTTTTTCCAGACTTATCACGTCTAACTGTCATATTCGCTTCAGGAAGCGGAGATGACCCTGTGGGACGGGCTTTATGATTTTTCAGCAAAAAGGTATTATGCTGCTCAGTCACCAGAAGGCATGATATcaattcagaatactttttaaaaccCCTTTCACGGTATTGCTGCTGTAATACCATATTTGAGGCATGAAAAGTCGTAAGAGTCTTTTCCAGTAAATCCTCATCATTCATAACTTccccacataattttaattgggaaGTTATTCGAGATACAACAGagttatactcacttacggtcTTAAATTTTTGCAACCGTAAGTGCATCCACTCATATCGAGCCCTTGGCAATACCGTAGCCTTAAGGTGATCATACCTTTCCTTTAGGCCAGTCtacaattcaagtggatctttcacTGTTAAATATtcaaccttcaaaccttcatccaAATAAtggcgaaggaaaatcatggccttcgctttgCCCTGGTTTGATGCCTCATTACCATGAGTAATGGTGTTACCAAGGCCTTTAGCAGCTAAGTGAATCTCAGCATCGAGAACCCATGATAGATAGTTCTTTCCAGAAATATCAAGTGCCACAAACTCAAGCTTTGACAAGTTCGATATAGTGAAGACTATCAAAGAAGataaataattagaaattattagGATAATAGCGTAAAGAAACGATTACACTAAACTCTTCTGATTCTGTATGATATTTAGGTATACCAATCCAAAATGAATGATAATGGTATATTCGTCTATACGTCTATTGTTCCCAATGTACTGGATAATGAAATTTTATTAGCTCCTCTTAGCTATGAGATTATTACTAGGAATATTTACTATAACGTCATGAGATTCATGATTATTTCTGTTTTCCATTGTGTTAGAAGGATTATTTCTATTTTCCAAAAGATTTACACTTTTGTTCATCGATCTTTGTCagtactatattcatgaataaaaaaaatgatgTTCAAGTTTATATTATGATGAAACATcacaagaaaaaataaataaataaaggaaccAGTATTCATTTGGTGGAATATACTCATATGTATATCTGGAAAAAAACTAACAAAAGAATTATTAGGCTTGATAATTTTGACAGTAAATCATAGAGATATACCTCGTAAGAAGTGGAGTTCAACCTTGAGGTTAGagacttcgtgctgataacgtgttataaaataaaaacaatttagtaaaacatgaacaagaaataaaagcaatttagtaaaacatgaacaaaaataaagatagagAAAAGGAAGCgattttcttctttaattgtgtgtattttcctatctattacaaggcctttatatatgcatagaaagtgaagaaaatatgttatggaatatgtcattgaacatacaaaatatgtcattgaatatgtcattaagcatttgaaatgaaaatcatggaagaaaagtagacatccaccataatgtgatatttatcataacaattAATTAGTAGACTCATGTAATTAGTTTTATTGCTATATAAAGTTGGTTGATAAAAAGAATACTTAGTACTTAAAATGTTTAGGTATCACGTTAACAATTGATCGAAGTTCTTGTTCTAAGcaagttccttttttttttttttgaattttagtccctctttttcttcttttattaatATTTGATTAATGAGTTACCATTTCAAAACTATAAAGAAATGGTAAAGGTGAGAAAGGCTACTCTTTCGGTAAAGGTGATAAAGGCTAAAGCTATGAAGTACAATACCATAAAAGCAAGTAAACACTGAAATTTCGTAAAAATCCTTTTAAGCTTACAGGTGAAGCATTAATGTTGACCCCAAGCACCTACCGCTTATCATAAAAAAGTAGAATATAgaatattttttgttaaaatattttaagttatatacactaaGTTTTACTTAGTACTATAATTTAACTGAATACAATATATGATTATTCTATTTTTGGTGTAAAAAAAATTAGTGTTAGGGCACATATCTGATTTAACGGGATAAAAGAAAGGTCAATTTTATTAATTTTCCAAAGTTACCATTATTAGGGTATTTCTGTTATTACTGCATAAGAAAAGACCTATTTCGAAAACTGTTTACTGCTTTTCCTCTTCACACTGATCATAGAAACTCAACGACTTCAGACAACTCCAGCTGAGAAGAAAATTTTCCAGAATGGGTTTTCTCGGATTTGCACTTCTAATAATCGATTTCTTAGCTTGGTAAGTTCGTTTACTTTCTCCATTATAGTGctatttggtaaaaatggaaactTGGGTATAAAAAATCTTGTGAAAGTAGTAAAGAAGGCGGCAAAAACGAAGATTTTAGCTTTGCAGCTTGCAGATTAGTGCTGATTATTGTTTTTCCCTATTATACATAGTTAGATGATTCTAACTATTCAAGTACTTATTTTGCATGTATGTGATTGTATATTTATACTCTTGTTTTCATGCTGTACCAAATTTGCAGGCCTCTACTTGCTCTGGGATATCCTCTGTAAGTATGGGGAACTTTCCATTATTCCTTACTCACTTTACTTTATTCTTTGTAATGCCATTTAATGGCACAGTATGCTATCCTTTTTTCCCCTTATGACGATGGTGGTTTTTCAGAGGCGGATCGAGGATTTGGATTACgtgggttcaacttttaaggtttttagcattgaacccattgtatttttaaagttatgggttcagacCTACCCTTTGttgcaattttaatgattttttacacataaatttatgctccGCGGCTACAATACTGGGTTCAGATTAACCCAACACTCGACACTGTGGTTTTCGAGCTAGCTTGGTGCATCTCGACTAATCAACTAGGTATCCAGCACGAGTATCGAGTAATTATGGTCTATGCCCACCAAGGCTTAGGCAGATAGAATGAAATCACTTTAGTGttctttgtttcctttttgaGATTTGAACCTAAAATTTCATAGTTCCCCTCCCACCCCATTGACCACCGGGCTATGCACACCCTAGGGTGTTGACATATAGTATGTGATCTTACAATTCCATATATGGATGGAAgccttttttctttaaaaatatccCAACTGCCGACTTACACCATTACCATGTGTCACCAGAGACGAATATAGGATTCGAACTTTGTGGGTTCGAGTTTGAAATTCTACCAACAGCCCATTTGGTATACTGgtttcaaaattaattatttgtactTATTTATTAGAATTTGTTACATATAAGGGTCTGAGCCAAAGCTATTGGGTTCAGACCCGTAACTTGCATGCTAAATCCCCTCAGCATGTCACCCACTTCTACACCCAACCAATTAAATAATCTAGTAAATGATTTTTCGGAGAAAGAATTTTTTACAGGAAGCATTTTCCTTACAATACATTTTTATGGAAACATTTGCCATGTTTTTCTCCATGCCAAATGCACCCGAAGCCATTTCAAAATTTCAAGTATTGAATGCTTCGATTGTCCAAATTTAGTTACTTGGTGTATTATTTATCTCTTCTGTTGCTGGTAATATTCACCAATTTTTTTGCGGAATTGCAGATGTGCTTCAATCCGAGCGATTGAGACTGGCTCTGAGTATCACATGAGGAAGCTAGTTACATATTGGACCatcttttcctttatttctcTGTTCGAGCACATATTTGAGAAACTTATTGAATGGTAATGTGGTGTACTTTGTAGCGTTTATTGTACAAGTGTTCCTTTTCTCACCCTCTTTAAATTGTATGGAAATAGGTACTCTTGCCAATATTGACACTTCATTGTTAGATTATTGGCAAATATTTCCTGTGTCTTTGAAGAAAAATAAGAGCAAAGTCTATGCCATTAATGGTTAATTAATTTATGATATTCTCAATTAGTGGTCTCACTTCATAGGCATTTATCTACTTGATgctaaaaacaaaaagataagtaTATGTTTCACATGCAAATTCTCGTGCTTGTACCCCACTCTGGTAATTACGTTTTGTTTAGGTAACCATACCCTCATATTGACTCATTGAACCAAATTGTGAACGGAATCTATTACTTTCAGGTGAACCTCAAATTTTATAATACACTTATTTCggtttctcttttttattttggtaGTGATATGTCTTCTTGTTTCTGTTTCTTAAATTCCCTTGGTGAGTTGAGGGTTTCAAGAGCTGGAGAGTTTCTTGAAGCATTTCGAAAAATTCGTGCTATATACATGGGTTGAACACGAGTAACAACTCATGTTGCATATACTAATGTCTTTCCACTTACTTTGGCAGGGTTCCTCTGTGGccatatataaaattaattaccTTATGTTGGTTGGTAATACCTCAGTTTAATGGCGCGTgttgtttttatcaaaatcttATTCATCCATGTTTGCTGGTGAAACTGGACGCTGTTATCACTCAGTTTTATGGTTCTTGTTATGTTTACCAACGCCTTCTATATTCGTGCTTGTCTGTCAACCTTCAAATTGTCACTGACTGGCTTAACAAGCCAATGGAGGATCCATCTCTCGATTATAAATTGTTTCTGGCTATGGCAGAGAGGTATCTTGAGGAAAATGGATCTGATGCTCTGGTGAAACTTATTGCAAACAAGGTATGTCAAATGGTACTTCAGCACGGAGTAGCCAGTTCAATACAAAAATTGGACGCACACTTGTTTTGATGTACATCAGCTAGTTATATGAGAATTAGGACTGTTAATCCATTTCAGTCACCAAAAGTTAGATTACCACCGTTACAGAAGCAAAAGTAAACATAGTCCACTGAATTATATAGCAACTTTGACTTGACTACTGAATTGTTTTAACAAGCATTGTTAGTGTACTTATCATGATATCCTATTTGCAGTCCAAGGATTATAGTTTGAATCATTATGTTGAAGAGATAAAGGCTACTGATGCTAGTGATGAAGCAGGAATGCCTATACCCAGCCAGGTGCTTACATATTGTTCCAAGCTCCCAGTACTGTATGAAACAATTTTTAACTTCTTGTCATGCTGCTTTATTGGCGTTTTCACTCCATATTGAGTTATAAAGCTGCATTAGCAGTTGAGTACGGATTTAATGGTGTGCATGTTTATGATATCATGCACTAATTTTTTAAGCTTATTTCCATCAAGCTCATGAATTCTGCTTCGATTGCATAGATGCAGTGTCCCTTCGAAGTCATAAACTATTGAATGAACATGAGGAATAGGTTGCGTGTTACATTATGCAGCTATCCGTGTTCTCAAAAATTGCATCAAAGAGTGAATTTTCCTTTGTTGACAACAGATTTAGTAGTGAAAATCATTTTGTCTGTTCACAATTCACATGCTGTCATTCCTTAAAATCTCGTAAATAACAATCATAGTGGCACAAACTAGACGGTTGTGAGGAATAGATGTTTATTAAAATTATACTGTTGGTGTAAGGTTTATATGGTAGAGGGCATGACacaaatttggtatttttggatagCATGGAACGTAGTGGAGAATTGAAATTTTCCTTGTTTTATAATTCTTACTAGTTACTACCTTCTTGGCATGATTTCTGATGAAATTTTCTTTACGTTATCCAAAAAAACAGATAGTGTGTGAAGGGGCTGGTTCCTTTTGGAAAGATATCAAAACGATGGAACACATGGCAAAACATGAAGCAGCTGAGCCCAAACAGGTTGTAGTTTTTAATCCTAGAATTTCGTTGGTTACTTTTTTGGATATTATCAGTTCACACATATTATTCTGCGCTCAATTATCTGGAAAACGATAGATTAAAACATTAAGCAAGCTGTTTAGTGATGATCAATTACAATAGGAGAGCTTGATTTCCCATGAGATTTCTCTAATTAGCTGCTCAATACTCTTGGTGGCCAAGTATGGAAGAGGGCAAGGTGAAAACTAACTGTATATGGAGGAAACATTAGGCTCATCAAACAAGCTAAATGTGCAAGATGGAAATTGATAATGCACGTTGAGATCAAGCGCATTATCACTTAAATCTAGAAGAAACTTTGTATATGCTAAAACAATCACTGAGCATCCTGAAACTAAAACTAGTGTACTTAGTAAAATCAATCTGTTTTAAagtttgcattacattcatttatcttaGTATGCTCTCGAGTCTCTGTGTTTTCTGTTAACATTTGAAGCCACTAGAAAGGGGGGAGAGTTGAAGCTCATAATTTTTTTGTAAACATCAGTACCACATTTATTCTGACAGTAGTTGTTTTTCTATAATCAATCAAAAGTAAATGGTATTGCCAGTGATTAGAATGTCCCTTGTGTGACTGCAGGTTAAAAGTGTGAGGGGAAATCTAATTTGGATTGAGAAGAAAATGACAGGAACACAGGTCAAGGAAACAGCAGTTCCAACAAAGCAGGCAAATCAGCTTAAGCAGGAGGAAGTTAAGCATGCCGCTGCAGTACGATCAGAGCACAGTACTAATgaagaattgaaagaaaaagTCCACCTATCAGGTACTTATCAGCAAAAAAAGCCGAAGAAACTGAAGAATATGCTGATGTTTCTGTTCATAATTCTAAGCTGTGGTGTGGTACTTGTAACATGTGGTGCCCTGGCGAAATTTGTACGGCTGCAGATCTTAAAGGGAGGGAGCACTTGGTCAAACTCCAAAAAACAATGAGTTCTACGGCTGTGGCAGAGGAGATTGAATGTAGTGCACTAGAGGAACTTATTGCAAACAAGGTATGTCAGATGTTACTTTATCAAAGAGTAGCCAGTTCATTATCAAATTGATTCTTTCCAATACTCATTCTCCGTGTAAATATGATGATCTCCAATTTGCAGTCCAAGGATCATAGTTTGAATCATCACGGGGAAGGGATCAAGGCTACAGACATTTGTGATAAAGCAGGAATGCTCACCCCCAGCCAGGTGTCTCAGCTGTTGTTCCTTACTCCATAATAATCCATATAAACATTCATTAACTTCTTATGCTGCTGCTTTTTTTGCGTTTACATTTCATAGTAAATCT is a genomic window containing:
- the LOC107801026 gene encoding uncharacterized protein LOC107801026 isoform X1, with protein sequence MGFLGFALLIIDFLAWPLLALGYPLGGSRIWITWVQLLRCASIRAIETGSEYHMRKLVTYWTIFSFISLFEHIFEKLIEWVPLWPYIKLITLCWLVIPQFNGACCFYQNLIHPCLLVKLDAVITQFYGSCYVYQRLLYSCLSVNLQIVTDWLNKPMEDPSLDYKLFLAMAERYLEENGSDALVKLIANKSKDYSLNHYVEEIKATDASDEAGMPIPSQIVCEGAGSFWKDIKTMEHMAKHEAAEPKQVKSVRGNLIWIEKKMTGTQVKETAVPTKQANQLKQEEVKHAAAVRSEHSTNEELKEKVHLSDLKGREHLVKLQKTMSSTAVAEEIECSALEELIANKSKDHSLNHHGEGIKATDICDKAGMLTPSQAKPDTIFPGPKWEVVTPTTEVANKPSVSSSLKENVKQWSCAHCQVSTTSEGGLNEHLQGKKHKKKEAALRAEKNEKTYNIDLSQKKSEFIQFVVSCNDLRLGQKSEECSLRPNDDDAPSLLMDDNAGDLRKNSYNTSHEKQNSKEHENREFKFWCETCKVGTLSEKVMEDHKMGKKHARHLRQLGQAV
- the LOC107801026 gene encoding uncharacterized protein LOC107801026 isoform X2, with the protein product MGFLGFALLIIDFLAWPLLALGYPLCASIRAIETGSEYHMRKLVTYWTIFSFISLFEHIFEKLIEWVPLWPYIKLITLCWLVIPQFNGACCFYQNLIHPCLLVKLDAVITQFYGSCYVYQRLLYSCLSVNLQIVTDWLNKPMEDPSLDYKLFLAMAERYLEENGSDALVKLIANKSKDYSLNHYVEEIKATDASDEAGMPIPSQIVCEGAGSFWKDIKTMEHMAKHEAAEPKQVKSVRGNLIWIEKKMTGTQVKETAVPTKQANQLKQEEVKHAAAVRSEHSTNEELKEKVHLSDLKGREHLVKLQKTMSSTAVAEEIECSALEELIANKSKDHSLNHHGEGIKATDICDKAGMLTPSQAKPDTIFPGPKWEVVTPTTEVANKPSVSSSLKENVKQWSCAHCQVSTTSEGGLNEHLQGKKHKKKEAALRAEKNEKTYNIDLSQKKSEFIQFVVSCNDLRLGQKSEECSLRPNDDDAPSLLMDDNAGDLRKNSYNTSHEKQNSKEHENREFKFWCETCKVGTLSEKVMEDHKMGKKHARHLRQLGQAV
- the LOC107801026 gene encoding uncharacterized protein LOC107801026 isoform X3, translating into MRKLVTYWTIFSFISLFEHIFEKLIEWVPLWPYIKLITLCWLVIPQFNGACCFYQNLIHPCLLVKLDAVITQFYGSCYVYQRLLYSCLSVNLQIVTDWLNKPMEDPSLDYKLFLAMAERYLEENGSDALVKLIANKSKDYSLNHYVEEIKATDASDEAGMPIPSQIVCEGAGSFWKDIKTMEHMAKHEAAEPKQVKSVRGNLIWIEKKMTGTQVKETAVPTKQANQLKQEEVKHAAAVRSEHSTNEELKEKVHLSDLKGREHLVKLQKTMSSTAVAEEIECSALEELIANKSKDHSLNHHGEGIKATDICDKAGMLTPSQAKPDTIFPGPKWEVVTPTTEVANKPSVSSSLKENVKQWSCAHCQVSTTSEGGLNEHLQGKKHKKKEAALRAEKNEKTYNIDLSQKKSEFIQFVVSCNDLRLGQKSEECSLRPNDDDAPSLLMDDNAGDLRKNSYNTSHEKQNSKEHENREFKFWCETCKVGTLSEKVMEDHKMGKKHARHLRQLGQAV